The Chanodichthys erythropterus isolate Z2021 chromosome 12, ASM2448905v1, whole genome shotgun sequence genome contains a region encoding:
- the lap3 gene encoding cytosol aminopeptidase, with translation MLIPFRRVLLTAIREHNCRRFSHSNITSSTRKGLVLGVYEKQSDNDGIYFTDAAAAFDRSLSGKLSEMLSISGPPLKKGKSRIFYGLHQDFPSVVVVGLGKSGTGVCGKENWDNCKENIRAAVSAGCRQLQDLEVAHVEVDTCGDGQSAAEGAVLGLFEYDELKTKKKVRVTTQPHGSSVDSAWKKGILYGDGQNLARQLMEAPANHITPTVFANTIEQKLSPFAHRVTVHKRPQSWIESEQMGAFLSVSKGSEEPPIFLELHYKGSLDSAQPPLVLVGKGITFDSGGISLKPSSGMDAMRADMGGAATVCSAIVTAAALNLPINIIGLAPLCENMPSGKANKPGDVVCAKNGKTIQVDNTDAEGRLVLADALCYAHSFKPKAIINAATLTGAMDVALGSAATGVFTNSDWLWERLHKASIVTGDRVWRMPLFQHYTKQITDSALADLNNVGKYSRSGGACTAAAFLREFVTADHWAHLDIAGVMTNKDEVPYLRKGMSGRPTRTLVEFAAGLASEP, from the exons ATGTTGATACCATTCAGAAGGGTTTTGCTGACTGCAATCCGAGAACACAATTGTAGACGGTTTTCGCACTCTAATATCACTTCCAGTACAAGAAAA GGTTTAGTTCTAGGCGTGTATGAGAAACAGTCAGACAATGACGGGATATATTTCACGGATGCTGCAGCGGCATTTGACAGGTCGCTCTCAGGAAAACTGTCAGAAATGCTGTCAAT ATCTGGACCTCCTCTGAAGAAAGGCAAGAGTCGGATTTTCTATGGTTTACATCAG gaCTTCCCTAGTGTGGTTGTGGTTGGCCTTGGTAAAAGCGGCACAGGTGTGTGTGGGAAAGAAAACTGGGACAACTGCAAGGAAAACATTCGTGCAGCTGTGTCAG CGGGATGCAGGCAGCTCCAGGATCTGGAGGTAGCTCATGTTGAGGTGGACACTTGTGGAGATGGGCAGTCAGCAGCAGAGGGCGCTGTGCTCGGGCTTTTTGAGTATGATGAGCTGAAGACCAAGAAGAAAGTCCGTGTCACGACCCAACCGCATGGGAG CAGTGTGGATTCAGCATGGAAGAAAGGCATTCTGTATGGGGACGGGCAGAACCTTGCCAGACAGCTGATGGAAGCTCCGGCCAATCACATCACTCCCACGGTGTTCGCAAACACTATAGAACAGAAACTGTCACCTTTTGCTCATAGAGTCACTGTCCACAAGAG GCCTCAGTCTTGGATTGAGAGTGAGCAAATGGGGGCTTTTCTCAGTGTGTCTAAAGGCTCAGAGGAGCCCCCCATCTTTCTCGAGCTGCATTACAAAGGCAGTTTAGACTCTGCACAGCCTCCTCTTGTGCTGGTGGGTAAAGGAATCACCTTTGACAG TGGTGGAATCTCTCTGAAGCCCTCGTCAGGCATGGATGCCATGAGAGCAGATATGGGCGGAGCCGCCACTGTGTGTTCTGCTATCGTGACAGCAGCCGCTCTGAACCTCCCGATCAATATCATCG GTTTGGCACCACTCTGTGAAAACATGCCAAGTGGAAAAGCAAACAAACCTGGTGATGTTGTCTGTGCCAAAAATGGCAAAACCATTCAG GTTGACAACACTGATGCAGAGGGAAGACTGGTTTTGGCTGATGCTCTGTGTTATGCTCATAGTTTCAAGCCCAAAGCAATCATCAATGCTGCTACACTTACAG GTGCTATGGATGTGGCCTTAGGTTCTGCTGCTACAGGAGTGTTTAccaactctgattggctgtgggaGCGGCTGCATAAG GCGAGCATTGTTACTGGTGACAGGGTGTGGAGGATGCCACTGTTTCAGCACTACACCAAACAAATAACAGACAGCGCACTGGCAGATCTGAACAACGTTGGAAAATACAGCCG TTCAGGTGGCGCCTGCACCGCTGCTGCCTTTCTGAGAGAGTTTGTGACAGCTGATCATTGGGCTCATCTCGACATTGCTGGGGTCATGACCAATAAGGATGAAGTCCCATACCTGAGAAAAGGAATGTCTGGAAGACCTACACGTACTTTGGTGGAGTTCGCTGCTGGTTTGGCCTCTGAACCATAG